The following nucleotide sequence is from Roseivirga sp. BDSF3-8.
TAAAAGCATCCCCACGTTTTGAGAGAGTATTACCTTCAGATCCTTGACTTAGGCAACGATGCTACCAAAGAAGATATCAGGAAAGCCTATCGTAATAAGTCCAAAAAGTATCATCCTGATGTAAACAAGTCGCAGGATGCCGCTGAGTTGTTTCATAGAATTAAAGAAGCATACGATTATCTCACCAAAGAGCCAGAGCTGCACCAGACGGTTTTTCAGGAGGAAGAAGAGCTTTCCGAACGGGAAAAGTGGCGGATCATAGCCAGGCAGAGAGCTAAGGAAAGAGCCATAGAGCAGCAAAGATACCAGCAGGAACTGATCCGGAAGATAGTAAAGTACTTTACCCCCGCAGCCTGTATTATTATCATGATCAATGGGATACTGGCCCTCGACTTCATGCTGCCCTTTAAGAGTCACGAACAGGAAATTGTAGATAGGTCAGCCGTTTTTGTGGGCAATATGAACGGCAGAGGCAGTTATATCTCAGAAGAGTACCGGTATGATGAACTGATTTTCAGTGACTACACCATGAGGTTCGATAAGAGAACTGTACCTGCCACAGATCAATATGATCACGCAGTAGTCAAAGCCACCTCCCTCCTTAATATACCTATGAAAGCTCTCATCACCATAAATGGCGTAACAAAACAATACCGGCAGGCTTACAATATCTATTATATTTTTGGCTACGTCATACCCCCCATGCTTTTAACAGGCCTTCTGTTTTTCCGGCTCAAAAAGCCCATGGCCCGGCTCAATGCAGCTATAGTGATGTTTATTTTTTCTATATATCAGCTAATGGTATTTTTCTTATAAGTCCGACTTTCGGTGGCCCGACATTCGGTGGCCCGACTTTCGGTGGCCCGACTTTCGGTGGTCCGACTTTCGGTAATTATATCTAAAGCCCCGCCTTTAAAAATTCCTTTCCCCCGCTGAAAGTGGAGTACAATGCTAGGTAGGGAAAGGTGGCCGCGGTAGTGCGTATCCGTACCCAAGAAAGCCTTATCAAAGAGCTGAAGTTACGTTACCTCAAAAGTCATTTCGCGGCCGGAAAGGGCAACCCAACCACCAGCTAGCCAGCTATAGCCATCGCGCGGAAATCCTAACAGACTGTGATTGCGTATTTGCACTACTTCTCACAAAATTCCTTTCCCCCGCTGAAGTTGAATGGATTACAATGCTAGGTAGGGAAAGGTGGCCGCGGTAGTGCGTATCCGTACCCAAGAAAGCCTTATCAAAGAGCTGAAGTTACGTTACCTCAAAAGTCATTTCGCGGCCGGAAAGGGCAACCCAACCACCAGCTAGCCAGCTATAGCCATCGCGCGGAAATCCTAACAGACTGTGATTGCGTATTTGCACTACTTCTCACAAAATTCCTTTCCCCCGCTGAAGTTGAATGGATTACAATGCTAGGTAGGGAAAGGTGGCCGCGGTAGTGCGCATCCGTACCCAAGAAAGCCTTATCAAAGAGCTGAAGTTACCTTACCTCAAAAGTCATTTCGCGGCTGGAAAGGGCCCCACCCTTAGCTTGCCGGGGATAACCACCGTAATACGAAAGAAGACCGGAAGCACCTGTGTTAAAAGGTCATATCTGCTACCGGGCAGAAATAACAAAAGGAGCAGAGTATCAAACCCCGCTCCTTCACGCAAGTGTAGTTATTCTTTTAACATTTACCCGCTGCAGATGTTTAAAACATACAGGGCTTGAATGCACCTTTTTTAATAAGCCCTCACCCATTTTTCTAATCATAACCTTTAGCGCAAATGGCAAAAGACCACGGCAACTCAATTAAGAACGATAAGCAGTACGAGGAGTTAAGAGATAAGGGGATGAGCAAAGAGAAAGCCGCCCGCATAGCCAATACCCAAAACTCCGGGGAAAAGGGAGGAAAGGCTGACAAATACGAAGAACGTACTAAAGACGAACTCTATGAACAAGCCAAAAAGATAGGTATAGAGGGAAGATCTGACATGACTAAAGACGAATTGATAGATGCACTACGCAACCACTGAAAACATACATACCACCTACGCTGAAAAACCCAGGCAAAAGGTCTCTTTCTTCAGGAAAGTCCGGCACGCCGTACACTCCCTTGAGACGCGCTGGGACCATGTAAGGCTCAGCTTCAAGCACCGGTTCAACCTTATGGATCCGGTAATTATCTTTCCCTACAGAGGCCTGGGTAATAACCGTGAGGTTTATATAAAAGGGCGCATACAGGAAAACGAAGGCCTGGCCGTAGAAAAACGTGAAGACATGACCGTGTGGGAAAACATCCGGCTCATGTACCGCCGGTATGAAAGCGACGAGATACCTTATCTTCCCATTAAGGGCACCTTTTACGGGGAGACCATCGAGACCAGGGCAGATGACGAGGGCTACTTCGAAATGCATTTTAAGCCCGGGAAAGACCTGGTCGATCCCAATACTGAGTGGCATCATGTAGACCTGCACTGTCCTGCACATAAATATACGTTGGACAAAGACCTGCATGCCCGCGCCCACGTACTCATACCGAATGAAAAGGCTGCTTTTGGTGTAATCTCCGATGTGGATGATACCATCCTGAAAAGCAACATCACTAACTTCTTCGGCAAGATAAAGACCTTGCTGATGAATGACGCCAAAAGCAGGGTAGCCTTTCCGGGTATTGCCGCTTTCTACAGGGAACTGCGAAAGGGTACCTCTAACGAGGAAGTGAATCCTATTTACTACGTGTCCGGGAGCAGTTACAATATTTATGATCTGCTAGACCGTTTTTGTGAGGTGAAAGAAATCCCCAAGGGGCCGTTTATGCTCAGGGAGTTAGGGTATACACGTGATCAGGTATTTATGCAGGACACACTCGGGTATAAGGTAAGCATGATCCAGCGGGTACTCTCCTACTATCCGGACCTCTCCTTTGTCATGGTGGGCGATAGTGGCCAAAAAGACCCGGAAATATACCGTAAGATTGTCAAGCAGTATCCCGGCAAGATAAAGGCCATATACATCAGAAATATCGATCAGAGCGAACAGCGCCAGTCAGAGATCACGGCCATTGCGCGTGAGCTGCACGGATGGGGTGTGCCCATGCTCCTGATTGATAGCACCAAGGAAGCCGCCAGGCATGCTGCCGAACTCGGCCTTATTACTGAAGAGGGAAAACAAAACGTCATTGATGACGCAGATAAGGATCTTCGTGAAGAAGCACAGGCCAATGCCAACTAACCTTTTAGCTGAATAGCAGTAAAAGCGTGGCTATAAACGCTATAG
It contains:
- a CDS encoding Rho termination factor N-terminal domain-containing protein, which gives rise to MAKDHGNSIKNDKQYEELRDKGMSKEKAARIANTQNSGEKGGKADKYEERTKDELYEQAKKIGIEGRSDMTKDELIDALRNH
- a CDS encoding DnaJ domain-containing protein, with the translated sequence MREYYLQILDLGNDATKEDIRKAYRNKSKKYHPDVNKSQDAAELFHRIKEAYDYLTKEPELHQTVFQEEEELSEREKWRIIARQRAKERAIEQQRYQQELIRKIVKYFTPAACIIIMINGILALDFMLPFKSHEQEIVDRSAVFVGNMNGRGSYISEEYRYDELIFSDYTMRFDKRTVPATDQYDHAVVKATSLLNIPMKALITINGVTKQYRQAYNIYYIFGYVIPPMLLTGLLFFRLKKPMARLNAAIVMFIFSIYQLMVFFL
- a CDS encoding App1 family protein, which produces MHYATTENIHTTYAEKPRQKVSFFRKVRHAVHSLETRWDHVRLSFKHRFNLMDPVIIFPYRGLGNNREVYIKGRIQENEGLAVEKREDMTVWENIRLMYRRYESDEIPYLPIKGTFYGETIETRADDEGYFEMHFKPGKDLVDPNTEWHHVDLHCPAHKYTLDKDLHARAHVLIPNEKAAFGVISDVDDTILKSNITNFFGKIKTLLMNDAKSRVAFPGIAAFYRELRKGTSNEEVNPIYYVSGSSYNIYDLLDRFCEVKEIPKGPFMLRELGYTRDQVFMQDTLGYKVSMIQRVLSYYPDLSFVMVGDSGQKDPEIYRKIVKQYPGKIKAIYIRNIDQSEQRQSEITAIARELHGWGVPMLLIDSTKEAARHAAELGLITEEGKQNVIDDADKDLREEAQANAN